gaattaaaatgttcTCTTTGCCACTGAATATTTGTTTTGCTGTTTCTAGCACTGTAGATTTTGTTGTTGCATGCTTTAATTTGGTAAAGGCTTGAGAATTCCTTAGCTGTGAAAAATAGTTCACCCTTCTTTCTCATGCACAGCTTTACTTGAaatctctccattagtcttccAAAGGAACCCCTAAGGCACATCCTGCGCCCACGTTATTCATCTCTGGTGTGAGGAGGCTCTCCAGGTCAGTTTTTACCATCCCATGGTCTCTCCCCAATTAGTCTAGTTCACGTCTGCAGTGAGTAACTCACCATCGTCTGCCATGAGCACTTACCGAATCCCTAGTCATATGCCCAGCTCTGCTCTAGAGGAGAGAGATGCTGATAAGTaagggtgcttttttttttaattttttttaaattatttatttgagagcgacagacacagagagaaagacagatagagggagagagagagaatgggcgcgccagggcttccagcctctgcaaacgaactccagacacgtgcgcccccttgtgcatctggctaacgtgggacctggggaactgagccttgaaccggggtccttaggcttcacaggcaagcgcttaaccgctaagccatctctccagcccgtaagggtgctttttgtcattattttacaTTGAATTGTAACAAGTTCTATAATGGAGAGAGGTACTAAGTGCAGTGGCAccacagaattttaaaatgtagttcTATTTGGAGGGTTGGCAAAGATTTGCAAAAGGATGGCATTTTGTCGTCAGACTGgctagaaagaggaagggaagggaagggagctaGATGTGAGGGTGCAGTGGGGGTCCTAGGAAGATGGGGTAGCCCTCGGGTCCTGAGACGTGCCGGGCGTCTTGAGTCCGCTGTCATCTCTTGAGTGGAAGGTGAGGTACACACCTGCCATCAGCTGTAATATTATATTGCACTCTGAGTAGATAATTCGAGTTAGGTTTTCAATTTGAAGGAATAATGAGCCACCTAAGATAGAAATCCATTAGGGAGCTGTCTGGCTATATTTGGCTTTCCATGTCTTTGAGTAGACCTACATCTGCTCCTGAGGTCAGGTTCATCTTGTCTCCCTTCATGCCTCCCTTCTTACCTTGAGCCTTACTGTAATCTTAAAAGCTGCGTTGTttggggttatttttattttggagagttATTTTTCCCCCTCAAAATTGATTTCCTTGTGGCAAAGGGAAAAGATTGAAGAGGCAGCTATCATAGAGATTGTATTTCTGAAGAGGTTCAAACTCTAGAAAGAAAATTACTATAGATAGAAGCCATCCAGCTAAGAGTCTTTGTCCTTGAATTTCATACTCAAGAACACTTATCCTGGAAAATGACTGGTCAGAATCATTTAGGAAGAAGGTGGGAACAGTCTCCAGGTTACCACATTTCAAGTGAAGACTGGGATAAAAGAAATGATAGCTATCAAAGAGCACCTCTAAAATGTTGGCCACTGTCCGATAAAAGTggccatttttaaaattccagttTTTAATTTGACAGATTGCTACCATAAATCCGACTGCCAACATAGAAAAGATTGTATAGCTGATGCTTTTAGACTTGAGTGTCGCAGAGTTCATGTCTGTCCCATGCAAACAGAACATCTGGTCCTACTAGCTTGGAAAACGTGTTAACACCGCCAGCCAGGCAACAACGAAGTAGGGTTTCAAAGGCGCTCGGCCTGCCACACTTTGCCAGCCCTCCTCATGCCTTTCCTTCTTTGTTCCTCTTTCCCAAGTGAATTCAGTGACAGGGAGAGTAGTTCATCAAGCCTGACTATGGATTCTTCGTTTAGTCAGGACTTGTGCCGGCCTGCAGCACGAAGGTcgaaacagaccccgaaggagggagtggggatgaacctgagacaagaacacaaggaatggagccaagacaagctctgatcaaggctcagctttattcaggcagacacaagcttatatacggAAGATAGAACTCAGGTGCCTGTGccttatgttaaataatgcctgGCGTCATCTCACCTGGGATGCCTGCTCACCTAGGCCTTTGTGTtcagagattaaagaccacctgcaGCTCCCAACAGGACTCAGTATCCTAACAGTGAAATGGGGCTGATTATGAAAGGGCTACCCAGAGGCCGGTGCTGGAGAGCACATTGCTACTTAGCAAGAGGAAAGGTTTGAGCAATCTTTACATGGTCAGAATTGATCATGGGAGAGAAAGTGCCATTAAATTTATTGGAGCATTTGTAGCTTATCAAATGTAAAGTTTGCATCTCTTCAAACATTTGAAATTGGTCTGCAAGACTACCAGAAATGCAGGGGAAGTATGGTATGCCTAATGCCAGGCTGTATTTCACTGCTTCAGTCAGTAATGTGCTTTATGCATGGGTTAAAATTTGCTATTTTCATTACATTTCAAAGATATCTTAATTTTAGTAGAGGGCTGTATGGTTTGCCTTTCCACTTGgttgggttgtttttttgttcaGGTTTTGTTATTTGTCACAGGCTCTAAGGCAGATAAAAGAAGGGACACGCAGGTGTGGAGTTTTTATCAGTAGCCATGGAGTGCCTCTTCCTTCCCTGCCAGTGCGCGCTGACTTCCCCGGGTGTGGGTCATGGCCAGAAGCATACAGGCCGCAACATCTTACCTAAACCGAAGGCCTGAAGCTGTATAACGTCTCTCCACCATGCCCATGCCCGGTTGAAGGTGCCACAGCCCTTCGGCAGGCAGATCTCTGGCCCCTTGGCTGCCGCGCAGGCCTGAGCTGGCGTTCGGATTCGGAGGCCATCTCGTTGGCACGTGCACTGGACGCGGGGCGTTGGGGGATCTGGGTGGGCCTGGCGCACGTGCGCACTATGCAAGAAGGCTTTCTGCAGGAGCGCCTGGCGGAAGTCTGCGCGCGGCGCCTGGAGGCGGGGCGCGGGTCTGCGCGGACGTTGCCGCGCCGCTCAACTGCCGCCCACCCTTGGCTGCGGTCGTAGTGGCCATGAGCTGGGCAGCGGGCGTCCTGCGGGCCCGGGGCCCGGGCCTGGCCCGGTGGCCCCTCGCCCCCGCCGCCACCATGGCCACGGTGAGGGACCAGCTCGTCCGCCACATCGCGGCCGAGGAGCCGAGATGCCACAACAAGGTGTCCATCGTGGGGTGCGGGTCGGTGGGCATGGCCTGCGCCCTCGGCGTGCTGACGAAGGGCCTGGCCGACGAGCTGGCGCTCGTGGACATGGACGGGGACAAGCTGCAGGGCGAGCTGATGGATCTGCAGCACGGCAGCGCCTTCATCAGAATGCCCCACGTCGTCTGCAGCACCGACTACAAGGTCACCGCACACTCCAAAATCGTGGTCATCACGGCCGGCGCGCGCCAGGAGAAGGGCGAGTCGCGCCTGAACCTCGTCCAGCGGAACGTGACCATCTTTAAGCTGGTCATCGCCAGCATCCTCAAGCACAGCCCTCGCTGCAAGCTGATCGTGGTCTCCAACCCCGTGGACATCCTGACCTACGTGGCCTGGAAGCTGAGCGCCTTCCCGAGGAACCGCGTCATCGGCAGCGGCTGCAACCTGGACACGGCGCGCTTCCGCTTCCTGATGGGCCAGAGGCTGGGCATCCACGCGGACAGCTGCCACGGCTGGGTGCTGGGGGAGCACGGGGACTCGAGTGTCCCCGTGTGGAGCGGGGTGAACGTCGCCGGGGTGCCCCTGAAAGAGCTGAACTCGGCCCTAGGGACGAGCCACGACCCCGAGCGCTGGGGAGACGTCCACAAGGACGTGGTGGCCAGCGCCTACCAGATCATTAAGATGAAAGGCTACACTTCTTGGGCCATTGGCCTGTCTGTAGTTGATTTAATAGAAACCATTTTGAAGAATCTCAGGAGAACGCATCCAGTTTCCACCATAATTAAGGGTCTCTATGGAGTAAACGAAGAAGTCTTCCTCAGTCTTCCTTGTGTCCTGGGAGAAAATGGTATAACAGACATTATAATGATAAAGCTGACACCGGAAGAGGAGGCCCAGATGAGGAAGAGCGCAGAAACGCTTTGGGAAATTCAGAAGGAGCTCAAGCTTTAAAGTTGTCAGAAGCCGTCCTGGCGTTCCTACACCCCACACAGATGTGCACTGTGTATTCCAGTGTTGGATACACTCGAATTTTTTAAAGTTGGAGGAGAAACTCCCCCCTCTCCTGGTTTAGGTCCCCAGTTGTGTTATTTTTGCATCCAGATGCCAGATATTTCTTTTTACAATTCCTTTGTGATAACATTAAAGAAGCTATTTTTGGtgggtttgatttccttttttagaaagctcattatttttgtttaaaaaacattctttggtgtttctttttttttctggtgggtttggttttttgtaaggcagggtctcactttagcccaggctgacctcatacagccacctcctagctcagcctcctgagcgccgGCCTTAGAGGCCTGTGACGCCATGCAGGTGCCCTCCCCTCCCAGGCCTCCCCTCTGTGTTTCTTGATATACTAGCTTTGCCTTAAATTGTTGTTTGTTATGTACAAGAAATTCTGATTCTCTTCATTAACACATGAATATATGCTAATTTGTTCTGGTTGGCATATGCC
This is a stretch of genomic DNA from Jaculus jaculus isolate mJacJac1 chromosome 9, mJacJac1.mat.Y.cur, whole genome shotgun sequence. It encodes these proteins:
- the LOC101598334 gene encoding L-lactate dehydrogenase A-like 6B, whose translation is MATVRDQLVRHIAAEEPRCHNKVSIVGCGSVGMACALGVLTKGLADELALVDMDGDKLQGELMDLQHGSAFIRMPHVVCSTDYKVTAHSKIVVITAGARQEKGESRLNLVQRNVTIFKLVIASILKHSPRCKLIVVSNPVDILTYVAWKLSAFPRNRVIGSGCNLDTARFRFLMGQRLGIHADSCHGWVLGEHGDSSVPVWSGVNVAGVPLKELNSALGTSHDPERWGDVHKDVVASAYQIIKMKGYTSWAIGLSVVDLIETILKNLRRTHPVSTIIKGLYGVNEEVFLSLPCVLGENGITDIIMIKLTPEEEAQMRKSAETLWEIQKELKL